In the genome of Streptomyces fagopyri, the window GGTCTTCGCGTATGTGCAGCCGGATGCCGCCCGGAGCGGCCGTATGTCGGGGTCTGTGGACGAGGCGTGGACGGGATCTTGGGACGTTGCCGCAGATGAGGACCTGGAAACGGGGAACGCCTGCCAGCGCATGCAGTCGGCCCCACCGGGTGGAGATCATGGATGCCGCCGACGCAGGCAACGCTGGCGTCTCGCGAAAAGGACGCGTTAGCGAGGGGCGAATCTCCGGTCGAACGGGAGCGGCTAGCGGACCGCACACGCACTGTGGCCAACTCCCCTTCCCCATGTGGCTGTTCGTCTGACAACACGCCGATCTAACAGGTTCGCGACGTTTAGACTCCCGTCCGAGGGGCGAGCCACGGACCATACGGAGGACAAAAATGAGCGCGAGCGGGACCCGCACTTGCTCTTGGTGCGGCGAGGAAGGGCACGACAGACGGTCGTGCGACGTATCTCCCAACGCTGGGAAGTGCAGCGTGTGCGACTACCGCGGGCATGACAAACGCAACTGCCCACGCAAGTGAGTGAGCCGCACCGTAGGTGCGGCTCGAAACGAGAAGGCCCCAGACGATATGCCTGGGGCCTCAGTCTCGGGGGCGGGACATCTCACTCGTATTCACGCAGCAGGTCCTCGATACGCCGGTTGGCGACGTCCTGCCGCCCGTCGAGGCACTTCGCATAGCGAGTCAGCAGGACTTCGACACTGTTGCCGGCGCGCTCGGCCACCTCTGTGGGGTCGACCCCCGCGTTGAGCCACGTCGACAGTGCTGAGTGCCGCAGGTCGTACGGCCGACTCGCGAGCGGCGAGGACGCCACGGCCGGCGGGAGCGCGAGGAGACGGGCCTCCTGCCACACGCGGTAGTACGTCGAGGACGGGACTACCGAACCCTTCTCACTGAAGAAGAGTCGGCCGTCGTCCGCGGTGCCGAAGGTAGCCAGGTGCTCGCGGAGTGCGGAGACGAGGTGGGGTGGTATCGGCACTCGCCTGACGTCCTCAACCGGCCGGTTCTTCAGACCGCGGTCGTCGTGAGTCTCCCCCGTGTCGGTCCACTGCTTGCCGACCGACGGACGTGTCCGGTGGAGCAGCGCCGCTCCCCAGCCCTGTTCGGGGAGGCTCAGGTCCGTCTCGACGAGGCCGATCGCTTCAGCCGGCCGGAGACCGCCGAAGTACATCGCAGCGAAGAGGCCCACCAGGCGCCGACCACGGGCCCGCCGGTAGCCGCCCACGTAGGAGACGGCCGCCAGGAGATTCCGAGCCTGCTCGGGGTTCGCGACAACGCGAGGATCGACCTGGTTGGAGACCTTCGGCTTCTGCCAGCGGACGGCCGTGATCGGGTTCTCGCGCAGCTCCCCCAGGTCGACCGCATAGTTGGCAGCGTTGACAAGGGTCCGCCGTTTACGCCGCACGGTCTCGGCTGCCGCGGCCGTGCCGTCGAGCTTGAGCTTCAGCGAGTCCAGCACCGCACGCGCCGTGGCCGGTTCAGCGAGATCGGTCAGCGGTCGCGATGCCTTCGACACCCAGTGAAGGACGTTCCGCACGTCGTCCGGGACGTCTCGATCACCAGGCCCTGGCAGGACGAAAGCCCAATTGCGGAGCGCTTGGCGGATGGCCCGATCGGACGGCCGTCCAGCCCGCTCGTCGAGGAGCTCCACGGTCACGCTGGTAAGCGATTCGTTGATGCCGTTGCGCGTATTGGGGGCGGCGTGGGGCCATTTCATGGCGAGGTACCGCAGGGCGAAGTCGTACCAGGACACAGCCGACTTCTTCGGTTCCATCGAGTCCGGAAGCCCGGAC includes:
- a CDS encoding tyrosine-type recombinase/integrase encodes the protein MKSLDVKVWAVRKRDTKTPSYGVRWSVAGNVFSDSFRTKALADHYRSKLMRAMRDGEEFDQASGLPDSMEPKKSAVSWYDFALRYLAMKWPHAAPNTRNGINESLTSVTVELLDERAGRPSDRAIRQALRNWAFVLPGPGDRDVPDDVRNVLHWVSKASRPLTDLAEPATARAVLDSLKLKLDGTAAAAETVRRKRRTLVNAANYAVDLGELRENPITAVRWQKPKVSNQVDPRVVANPEQARNLLAAVSYVGGYRRARGRRLVGLFAAMYFGGLRPAEAIGLVETDLSLPEQGWGAALLHRTRPSVGKQWTDTGETHDDRGLKNRPVEDVRRVPIPPHLVSALREHLATFGTADDGRLFFSEKGSVVPSSTYYRVWQEARLLALPPAVASSPLASRPYDLRHSALSTWLNAGVDPTEVAERAGNSVEVLLTRYAKCLDGRQDVANRRIEDLLREYE